In one window of uncultured Sphaerochaeta sp. DNA:
- a CDS encoding DNA-processing protein DprA: protein MDATAVRALHYETLVRACGGAESKAGEAFSLASSRIDVTDPLPLHIKEYASFLATEESKISEAYYHCRPCFEEMGDKVLVIDEHSPFWPSQVNTFAYSPRFLYVQGNISLLKAPSVSVIGTRSPSLEGKKLALQTSHALAKAGYVVASGLALGIDGVAHKGALTSGAPTMAVIGTPLCQCYPREHTELQAEIAKSGVVVSRFAPSTTTQKWHFLLRNRLMSALSLASVVVEDRDGGGAVRQASFALEQKKYLFIYQSSIENRSILWPRKFAGQSRVFVIRKSEDLPRILKKAMETKRTVGRPKDTAIQLDLFALEE from the coding sequence ATGGATGCAACAGCAGTCAGGGCCCTGCATTATGAAACACTCGTGAGAGCATGCGGTGGAGCAGAATCAAAAGCAGGGGAAGCCTTTTCATTGGCTTCCTCTCGCATTGATGTGACTGATCCACTCCCTTTGCATATCAAAGAGTATGCCTCCTTCCTGGCAACGGAAGAGAGCAAAATCAGTGAAGCCTACTATCATTGTCGGCCATGCTTTGAGGAGATGGGTGATAAAGTATTGGTTATTGATGAACACAGTCCCTTCTGGCCATCCCAGGTGAATACTTTTGCCTACTCTCCGCGTTTTCTCTATGTACAGGGAAATATATCCCTGTTGAAGGCTCCTTCGGTCTCTGTCATCGGGACCCGATCGCCCTCTCTTGAAGGGAAAAAACTGGCTTTACAGACATCTCATGCACTTGCTAAAGCAGGGTATGTGGTTGCAAGTGGACTTGCCCTTGGGATTGACGGGGTGGCCCACAAGGGAGCATTAACCTCTGGTGCTCCTACCATGGCGGTTATCGGTACCCCGCTCTGTCAGTGTTATCCAAGGGAGCACACAGAACTACAAGCTGAAATAGCCAAGAGTGGAGTGGTAGTAAGTCGATTTGCTCCTTCGACCACCACCCAGAAATGGCATTTTCTGCTTCGTAATCGCCTGATGAGTGCATTGAGTCTTGCTTCTGTGGTGGTAGAGGACCGTGATGGGGGAGGGGCTGTACGGCAGGCTTCCTTTGCCTTGGAACAGAAAAAGTATCTCTTCATCTACCAAAGCAGCATAGAGAACCGAAGTATTCTTTGGCCCAGAAAGTTTGCAGGCCAAAGCAGGGTCTTTGTGATCAGGAAGAGTGAAGACCTTCCCCGTATTCTGAAGAAGGCGATGGAGACAAAACGAACTGTTGGAAGACCCAAGGATACTGCAATACAGCTCGATCTATTTGCTTTGGAGGAGTAA
- a CDS encoding flavodoxin domain-containing protein: MKRLVKNNVSWIGKIDWELQKFHGDDYSVNHGSSQNAYLIEEEKTVLIDTIWKPYDKQFRENLEKEINLEKLDFIVVNHGEVDHSGALPYLMEKVPNLPIYCTANAVKSLVGQYHHPEWNYQVVKTGDSLDIGNGKQLVFVEMRMLHWPDSMATYLTGDNILFSNDAFGQHYAVEELFNDKADQCLLWTEAMKYYANILNPFSPLVKRKIEEIVALNLPIDIIAPSHGAIWRDNPMQIVNAYAAWADSYQENQITIVYDTMWDGTKQLAHALAGEIQALDGDTVVKVFSISQTDKNDIMTEVFKSKAIALGSPTVGKSILSSVGGWLHFLSELQFKKKKAAVFGCYGWSGEGVGILREELSKSGFSVVDPEMKVNWNPTEEHLSGMRDIAEALCR; the protein is encoded by the coding sequence ATGAAGCGACTGGTAAAGAACAATGTCTCTTGGATTGGTAAGATTGATTGGGAGTTGCAGAAATTCCATGGTGATGATTATTCAGTAAATCATGGATCCAGCCAGAACGCATACCTCATTGAAGAGGAGAAGACCGTTCTCATCGATACCATCTGGAAACCCTATGACAAACAGTTCCGTGAGAATCTCGAAAAGGAGATCAACCTGGAGAAGCTTGACTTTATTGTTGTCAATCATGGGGAAGTCGATCATAGTGGAGCGCTTCCGTATCTCATGGAAAAAGTGCCCAACCTCCCCATTTACTGTACGGCAAATGCAGTCAAGTCTCTTGTCGGGCAGTACCACCATCCTGAGTGGAATTATCAAGTGGTAAAAACTGGTGACAGCCTGGATATCGGTAACGGAAAGCAGTTGGTATTTGTTGAGATGAGGATGTTGCATTGGCCTGACAGCATGGCAACCTATTTGACCGGTGATAATATTCTCTTCTCGAATGACGCCTTCGGGCAGCACTATGCGGTTGAGGAACTCTTCAATGACAAGGCTGACCAGTGTTTGCTCTGGACTGAAGCAATGAAGTATTATGCGAATATCCTCAATCCATTCTCTCCTCTGGTAAAACGAAAGATTGAAGAGATTGTGGCTCTGAACCTCCCAATCGATATCATAGCACCCAGCCATGGCGCCATCTGGCGCGATAACCCGATGCAAATTGTCAACGCATACGCTGCTTGGGCTGACTCCTATCAGGAGAATCAGATCACTATTGTCTATGACACCATGTGGGACGGCACGAAACAGCTTGCACATGCCTTGGCTGGAGAGATTCAGGCTCTGGATGGGGATACCGTAGTGAAAGTGTTCAGCATCAGCCAGACAGACAAGAATGATATCATGACTGAGGTGTTTAAATCGAAGGCAATAGCCTTGGGCTCTCCCACTGTCGGTAAGTCGATACTCTCCTCAGTCGGTGGCTGGCTTCACTTCCTCTCTGAGCTGCAGTTCAAGAAAAAGAAGGCTGCGGTGTTCGGTTGTTATGGCTGGAGCGGGGAAGGGGTAGGTATCCTGCGCGAGGAACTTTCAAAGTCAGGCTTCTCTGTTGTGGATCCTGAGATGAAGGTCAATTGGAACCCAACTGAAGAACACCTTTCAGGGATGAGGGATATCGCTGAAGCTCTTTGCAGGTAA
- a CDS encoding DUF542 domain-containing protein: protein MQNIKLSELVKHNPSTTIFLNEHHIDYCCGGDHFLYESLEEQGYEIKSTLKKLETFIAEQDEKHNKVIAGDIYTMGLRELISHLLATHHKDERALLSSIDGNLLTLLSAHYPRHKAELREVYTLFSTLRTELMLHFVQEEEEVFPLMQSEATKEAYDKVVALESEHEAAGDLIKSLIKATNDFTAPSDGCATYRATYALLKQLVEDIFLHIYKENSILFPKYAEGVDA from the coding sequence ATGCAGAACATCAAACTTTCAGAACTGGTTAAACATAATCCTTCTACTACCATTTTCCTCAATGAACACCATATCGACTACTGTTGTGGAGGTGATCACTTCCTGTACGAATCACTCGAGGAGCAAGGGTATGAAATAAAGTCCACGCTCAAGAAGTTGGAAACCTTTATTGCAGAGCAAGATGAAAAACACAACAAGGTGATTGCCGGGGATATATATACGATGGGCTTGCGTGAACTCATCTCTCATCTCTTGGCAACACACCATAAGGATGAGAGAGCATTGCTCTCTTCCATCGATGGGAATCTACTTACCTTGCTCTCAGCCCATTATCCAAGACACAAGGCTGAACTGCGAGAAGTTTATACTCTCTTCAGTACCCTTCGTACTGAACTCATGTTACACTTTGTACAAGAGGAAGAGGAAGTGTTCCCTCTGATGCAGAGCGAGGCTACAAAAGAAGCATATGACAAGGTTGTCGCTCTGGAATCGGAGCATGAGGCAGCTGGTGATTTGATCAAGAGCTTGATCAAGGCAACAAATGATTTCACCGCTCCTTCTGATGGTTGTGCGACTTATCGGGCCACCTACGCACTGCTTAAGCAGTTGGTGGAGGATATATTCTTGCACATCTATAAAGAGAACAGCATCCTATTTCCAAAGTATGCAGAAGGAGTTGATGCATGA
- a CDS encoding Crp/Fnr family transcriptional regulator, which yields MHHIPIFQNLENEQIQEVQRLIRQIELAPGSVLFREGDRADSLYLVRKGSLKLVRYGSDGSEYILDTLFPGDFYGGDQLFLSSVARETGVAAESLGICMIKAEELQHLILQKPEIALKSMTYLNAKLDQYRLQVEILSTSDIQKRICMYLFERYRKTGSTTLHLTQDDIGSALHLTKETVNRKLSSLKDEGILRVEGKGKLRILDMARLEAISFES from the coding sequence TTGCATCATATACCCATTTTCCAGAATCTGGAGAATGAGCAAATCCAGGAAGTGCAACGCTTGATCCGACAGATTGAGCTTGCCCCTGGATCTGTCCTCTTTCGTGAAGGTGATAGGGCAGACAGTCTCTACCTAGTCAGGAAGGGATCCCTGAAATTGGTTCGCTATGGCAGTGATGGTTCAGAGTATATTCTTGATACGCTCTTTCCTGGGGATTTTTATGGAGGTGATCAGCTCTTTCTTTCCAGTGTCGCCAGGGAGACGGGAGTAGCAGCAGAGTCCCTCGGGATCTGTATGATCAAGGCGGAAGAGCTTCAGCATCTGATCCTTCAGAAACCTGAGATCGCCCTGAAATCCATGACCTACCTGAATGCCAAGCTTGACCAGTATCGCCTGCAAGTTGAGATACTCTCCACCTCTGACATACAGAAACGTATCTGCATGTATTTGTTTGAGCGGTATCGGAAAACTGGTAGTACCACACTGCATCTCACCCAGGATGACATTGGCAGTGCACTCCATCTGACCAAGGAGACAGTAAACCGTAAGCTGTCTTCCCTGAAAGATGAAGGGATTCTCCGCGTGGAAGGGAAGGGGAAACTCCGGATCCTTGATATGGCTAGATTGGAAGCAATTTCCTTTGAAAGTTGA
- a CDS encoding ATP-binding cassette domain-containing protein produces the protein MGKTTIHVSSLRFQYPQATLPLFEYIDLTFAVGWTAILGANGAGKSTLLQLASGILKPEKGTVIRPDHTTYVAQRTDDPPPNFETFAGAYDREACRLHGLLQIDRDWFYRWETLSHGERKRVQIGCALYEEPEAITIDEPTNHLDEDAIRMVGDALESFKGIGILVSHDRALSDRLCTNTVIVHAPYVRVLHCRPSVALQESSRISESSQQTLQNARKQVSRITTELKRRSQIASVQDSRKSKRNIDAKDHDAKAKIDGARLSGADGKAGRLKAQMETRAVHLHSSLQEIQGGLVEANKLDLQGPVSGITIGSNPLKRDLIVRIPTGSLPLGPERKLFFDLLEIGPLDRVAITGKNGSGKSTFMQYLRSLISAQGIQVAYVPQEQEISACEQALQDLHAMDPTTKGRVLSSLTRLGSDPALIRSSVLASPGEAKKLLLSLLFEEPISVLLLDEPTNHLDLPSRLALQKALSDWEGSLVCISHDAAFLHAVCSKRWHIEAESEDILRLQKASFYDEKDEGSMAK, from the coding sequence ATGGGCAAGACAACGATTCATGTATCATCATTGCGATTTCAATATCCACAAGCAACACTACCTCTTTTTGAGTACATCGATCTGACCTTTGCTGTCGGCTGGACCGCGATTCTTGGAGCAAATGGGGCCGGTAAAAGTACCCTGCTGCAACTTGCAAGCGGAATTCTGAAACCAGAGAAAGGAACAGTTATCCGTCCCGACCATACTACGTACGTAGCACAGAGGACCGATGATCCTCCTCCAAACTTCGAGACCTTTGCTGGAGCCTATGACAGGGAAGCCTGCAGGCTCCATGGTCTGTTGCAGATTGATCGAGACTGGTTCTATCGCTGGGAAACGCTGAGCCATGGAGAGAGGAAACGTGTCCAGATCGGCTGTGCCCTCTACGAGGAGCCGGAAGCCATTACCATTGATGAGCCAACCAACCATCTGGACGAGGATGCGATCAGGATGGTCGGTGATGCTCTGGAAAGCTTCAAGGGTATCGGGATCCTGGTCAGTCATGACCGCGCTCTCTCAGACAGGCTCTGCACCAATACGGTCATTGTCCATGCTCCCTATGTCAGGGTACTGCACTGTAGACCCTCAGTAGCATTACAGGAGTCAAGCAGGATTTCTGAATCCTCGCAACAAACACTCCAAAACGCGCGGAAGCAGGTATCACGAATCACTACAGAGCTGAAGCGAAGAAGCCAAATAGCCAGTGTTCAGGACAGCAGAAAGTCAAAACGGAATATCGATGCCAAGGATCATGATGCCAAAGCAAAGATTGATGGGGCTCGGCTCTCTGGTGCAGACGGGAAAGCAGGTAGGCTGAAAGCTCAGATGGAAACAAGGGCAGTGCACCTACACTCCTCGCTGCAGGAAATTCAGGGCGGTCTTGTCGAGGCCAACAAGTTGGACCTGCAGGGACCCGTCTCGGGCATTACCATCGGGAGTAATCCCCTGAAGCGAGACCTGATCGTCCGTATTCCTACGGGCAGTTTACCCTTGGGCCCTGAGAGAAAGCTCTTCTTTGATTTGCTAGAGATTGGTCCTTTGGACCGTGTTGCCATCACGGGGAAGAATGGAAGTGGCAAGTCCACTTTTATGCAGTATCTACGCTCTTTGATTTCAGCACAGGGAATACAGGTAGCCTATGTTCCTCAAGAGCAAGAAATCTCTGCATGCGAACAAGCCTTGCAGGATCTGCATGCCATGGATCCTACAACCAAGGGACGAGTTCTCTCCAGCCTTACAAGACTTGGAAGCGACCCTGCTCTCATTCGATCCTCGGTTCTGGCAAGCCCCGGAGAGGCGAAGAAACTTCTGCTCAGCCTGCTTTTCGAGGAACCTATCTCAGTGCTTTTACTCGATGAACCCACAAACCATTTAGACCTTCCATCTCGCTTAGCCTTACAGAAGGCTCTCAGTGATTGGGAAGGATCATTGGTATGTATCAGTCATGATGCGGCATTCCTGCACGCAGTATGTAGTAAGCGGTGGCATATAGAAGCAGAGAGTGAAGACATTCTCAGGCTACAGAAAGCATCCTTTTATGATGAGAAAGATGAGGGGTCAATGGCAAAGTAA
- a CDS encoding ABC transporter ATP-binding protein has translation MNTTQPVLLSVEHLSFSFSKDKQILGDISFSVSQGSFTLISGPNGAGKSILLRCLKGLLKPSGGSIYLSGEDVTKNPKKRLHSIGLVFQDADTQIVGQTVEKDIRFGMENLSVDETEQQRRLDEVLALMNLQNQRDQRPRTLSGGEKRKLSIAGILVMDPKLIILDEPFANLDYRSAVSVLETLLALQQSGHTIIIVSHEIDKVLAHADQVLVLEAGMVAVQGTKHSVFEHLEDHGMYVPKTSNVEDLTWLKH, from the coding sequence ATGAACACCACACAACCGGTACTGCTTTCAGTCGAACATTTGAGCTTCTCCTTTTCGAAGGACAAGCAAATTCTTGGGGACATAAGCTTCTCAGTCAGCCAAGGAAGCTTCACACTTATCAGTGGGCCAAATGGTGCTGGTAAAAGCATCCTCCTGCGTTGCCTCAAAGGTTTACTGAAACCTAGCGGTGGATCAATCTACCTCTCGGGAGAGGATGTAACAAAGAATCCGAAAAAAAGACTTCACTCCATAGGTTTGGTGTTTCAGGATGCTGATACCCAGATAGTAGGACAGACGGTGGAGAAGGATATCCGTTTCGGTATGGAAAACCTCTCTGTGGATGAAACCGAACAACAGAGAAGACTGGATGAAGTGCTTGCCCTGATGAACCTCCAGAACCAGAGAGACCAGCGTCCTCGTACGCTCAGTGGAGGGGAAAAGAGAAAACTCTCGATAGCTGGTATTTTGGTCATGGACCCGAAACTGATCATTCTTGATGAGCCGTTTGCCAACCTCGACTACCGCTCTGCAGTAAGTGTATTGGAAACACTGCTTGCATTGCAGCAAAGTGGACACACGATCATCATCGTCAGCCATGAAATCGACAAGGTCCTTGCACATGCTGACCAGGTACTTGTTCTGGAAGCAGGAATGGTTGCTGTACAAGGGACAAAACACTCTGTTTTTGAACACCTCGAAGACCATGGCATGTATGTTCCGAAAACAAGTAATGTTGAGGACCTGACATGGCTGAAGCACTGA
- a CDS encoding energy-coupling factor transporter transmembrane component T — translation MAEALIFHYRKQDSFLNHCNPMTKFLSVIVLCLALIYISLWGILIIFSALLIAGISQRLPLRQYQRELRFFLVLLALITIMEYVSSNDYLITASAFFRFSTIILSGILIADSTAPDDLARSLGSLLDKIPFINGWRIASSIELTLSLLPMIFDASLEANTARKARIERRSNLYRTIIGLSTSIFLLLLDKAEDLSLALEARNYDPDMPRTRLRYGRTDILLCILVILITAASFVV, via the coding sequence ATGGCTGAAGCACTGATCTTTCACTACCGGAAACAAGATAGCTTTCTCAACCACTGCAACCCGATGACCAAGTTTCTCTCTGTCATCGTCCTCTGCCTTGCCCTGATCTATATCTCACTGTGGGGCATTCTGATTATTTTCTCCGCTTTGCTGATCGCTGGCATTTCCCAACGCTTGCCGCTTAGGCAGTACCAGAGAGAGCTCAGGTTCTTCTTGGTCCTCCTGGCCCTGATCACCATCATGGAATACGTTTCCAGCAACGACTATCTGATTACGGCCTCTGCATTCTTCCGGTTCAGCACCATCATACTCTCAGGCATCCTTATTGCAGACAGTACCGCCCCAGACGATCTTGCCAGGTCACTGGGGAGTCTATTGGACAAGATACCCTTCATCAATGGTTGGAGAATAGCAAGCAGTATTGAACTCACGCTCTCTCTCCTACCCATGATATTCGATGCCTCCCTTGAAGCAAATACCGCCAGGAAGGCAAGGATCGAGAGAAGAAGCAACCTGTACAGAACCATCATCGGACTGTCCACCAGTATCTTCCTCTTGTTGCTGGATAAGGCAGAGGACCTTTCACTTGCCCTTGAAGCAAGAAACTACGACCCAGACATGCCGCGTACCCGCCTTCGCTATGGGAGGACTGATATACTGCTCTGTATATTGGTCATACTGATCACTGCTGCCAGTTTCGTGGTATAA
- a CDS encoding 5-formyltetrahydrofolate cyclo-ligase, translating into MQDKESLRAQLLSQERALRGTDFTEEDRLSCSALLSSALYKDASWIFGFFPLPSEVDIRVVLLDAIAHKHLALPLCRPDGTMSFQEVLSLDHLHTGSLGITEPHEGSVVMPSNDTLTLVPGLAFTHQKARLGRGKGYYDRFLHMYRESCTLGICRKHQLLKSIPTDQWDIEVNGLLCGGTFY; encoded by the coding sequence ATGCAAGACAAAGAGAGTTTAAGGGCACAGCTGCTATCCCAAGAGAGAGCATTACGAGGAACTGATTTCACCGAAGAAGACCGCTTGAGTTGCTCTGCATTGCTCTCTAGTGCGCTCTACAAAGATGCCTCTTGGATCTTTGGCTTCTTCCCCCTTCCATCTGAGGTTGATATCAGAGTCGTTCTGCTTGATGCAATAGCACACAAGCATCTTGCCTTACCACTTTGCAGGCCTGATGGCACCATGAGCTTTCAGGAGGTGTTGAGCCTGGATCATTTACATACAGGAAGTCTGGGAATTACTGAGCCGCATGAAGGGAGCGTTGTAATGCCTTCCAACGACACCCTTACCCTGGTTCCGGGACTTGCCTTTACCCACCAGAAAGCACGCCTTGGAAGAGGCAAAGGCTACTACGATCGGTTTTTACATATGTATAGGGAATCATGCACGCTCGGCATCTGCAGGAAACATCAACTTCTTAAGAGCATCCCAACTGATCAGTGGGACATTGAGGTCAATGGTCTTTTATGTGGTGGAACCTTCTACTAG
- a CDS encoding PTS sugar transporter subunit IIA, producing MDILNDCQSVICQLTSKDKTQAILEVIDSCSVFTSLPDLERFKRGVLRREHIQSTGIGHGVAIAHGKILGINEVHIALGISKEGIEYGSSDGMPVHLLFVIASSPSIQMEYLGALSSILRGVRTEQMREHLLNLHQSKSDEACRRFLSMMANQEFVWFCQRPSLVEGSTT from the coding sequence GTGGATATTCTCAATGATTGCCAATCGGTGATCTGTCAGCTTACGTCGAAAGATAAGACCCAGGCCATTCTGGAAGTGATAGATTCCTGTTCAGTGTTCACGTCTCTCCCTGACCTCGAGCGTTTCAAGCGCGGGGTGCTTCGTCGTGAGCATATTCAATCAACGGGTATCGGACACGGGGTTGCTATTGCCCATGGAAAGATTCTCGGTATCAATGAAGTTCATATCGCATTGGGAATCAGCAAAGAGGGTATAGAGTACGGGAGTAGTGATGGGATGCCTGTCCATCTCCTTTTTGTGATTGCCTCTTCCCCTTCCATCCAGATGGAGTACTTAGGTGCCTTAAGTTCCATTCTGAGGGGAGTGCGTACCGAGCAGATGCGAGAACACCTCCTGAATCTGCACCAAAGCAAGAGTGACGAGGCTTGCCGGCGGTTTCTTTCGATGATGGCAAACCAGGAGTTTGTCTGGTTCTGCCAGCGGCCCAGCCTAGTAGAAGGTTCCACCACATAA
- the gltA gene encoding NADPH-dependent glutamate synthase codes for MHITKETLDAQAKELLEQLKDKTLSPRDRAQIPLQEMPSQAPEVRVCNMEEVALGYTDNQVRVEAMRCLQCKNEPCIAGCPVSIDIPAFIAEAAKGNYGKSVEIIKESSLLPSICGRVCPQEAQCQKFCTVGKMHKDVEQSVSIGRIERYVADYAREHDLEKVPHIKSDSGRKVAVVGSGPASISAAADLRREGHSVVMFEALHKAGGVLVYGIPEFRLPKKIVEHELQNLKEMGVEIRPNYLVGKTRKITDLMERDGFDAVFVGSGAGLPKFLGIEGENYVGVFSANEYLTRSNLMKAYAVGKSRTPLYQSKKVAVFGGGNVAMDAARTAKRLGAEEVFIVYRRTELEMPARREEVNHAKEEGVKFLFLHSPLKITADEKGRVNGVELITCELGEPDASGRRRPVEIPGSEKIFDFDTAIIAIGNDSNPLIKATTDGIEVNRRGNFIVNEETCETTLRGVYAGGDIVLGAATVILAMGQGRKAAKAMNAYLEDLA; via the coding sequence ATGCATATAACGAAAGAAACACTTGACGCCCAAGCAAAAGAGTTGCTCGAGCAACTGAAAGATAAGACACTCAGCCCTAGGGATAGGGCACAGATTCCCCTCCAGGAGATGCCAAGTCAGGCTCCAGAGGTCCGTGTATGCAATATGGAAGAGGTTGCCCTCGGTTATACGGACAATCAGGTCCGTGTTGAGGCCATGCGCTGTCTCCAGTGCAAGAATGAACCCTGTATTGCCGGATGCCCTGTTTCCATTGATATCCCTGCTTTCATCGCAGAGGCTGCAAAGGGTAACTATGGCAAGTCCGTGGAGATCATCAAGGAGAGCAGCCTCTTGCCATCCATCTGTGGTCGTGTCTGCCCTCAGGAAGCACAATGCCAGAAGTTCTGTACCGTAGGAAAGATGCACAAGGATGTCGAGCAGTCGGTTTCCATTGGTCGCATTGAACGCTATGTTGCTGACTATGCAAGAGAGCATGATCTTGAGAAGGTTCCCCACATCAAGAGTGATAGTGGACGCAAGGTTGCCGTTGTAGGGTCTGGTCCTGCAAGTATCTCAGCTGCTGCAGATCTGCGCAGGGAAGGCCACTCAGTTGTGATGTTCGAGGCCTTGCACAAGGCTGGGGGAGTATTGGTCTATGGTATTCCTGAGTTCCGTCTTCCCAAGAAGATTGTGGAACATGAATTGCAGAATCTCAAGGAAATGGGCGTTGAAATCAGACCCAACTATCTGGTAGGAAAGACACGAAAAATTACCGACCTGATGGAGAGAGATGGCTTTGATGCTGTATTTGTCGGATCGGGAGCAGGACTTCCCAAGTTCCTCGGCATTGAGGGCGAGAACTATGTAGGGGTATTCTCAGCAAATGAGTACCTGACCCGGAGCAACCTGATGAAGGCATATGCTGTGGGGAAGTCACGCACCCCTCTCTACCAATCCAAGAAGGTTGCTGTCTTCGGTGGTGGCAACGTTGCAATGGATGCTGCAAGGACTGCAAAGCGTCTTGGTGCAGAGGAAGTATTCATCGTCTATCGACGTACAGAGTTGGAAATGCCTGCCCGTCGCGAGGAAGTGAATCACGCAAAGGAAGAGGGAGTCAAATTCCTGTTCCTCCACTCGCCCCTGAAGATTACCGCTGATGAGAAGGGAAGGGTAAACGGTGTTGAGTTGATCACCTGCGAGTTGGGAGAGCCTGACGCTTCTGGTCGTCGTCGTCCGGTAGAGATCCCAGGCAGTGAGAAAATCTTTGACTTCGATACAGCCATTATTGCCATTGGGAATGACAGCAATCCTCTCATCAAGGCAACAACTGATGGTATTGAGGTTAATCGAAGGGGTAACTTCATTGTCAATGAGGAGACCTGTGAGACCACGCTTAGGGGTGTCTACGCAGGTGGTGATATCGTCCTTGGTGCTGCAACGGTTATCCTTGCCATGGGGCAGGGAAGAAAGGCCGCAAAGGCAATGAATGCCTATCTAGAGGATTTGGCATAA
- a CDS encoding sulfide/dihydroorotate dehydrogenase-like FAD/NAD-binding protein, whose product MNKILAKERLSKEVFRMEIEAPEIAEARKPGQFIILQMGGEFGERIPLTIANADPVKGSITLIFQAVGETTHRLALLEIGDTIENLLGPLGKPTDIKKYGKVVCVGGGIGVAPLFPIVEGMKKAGNEVTVIMGARTKELLIMEEEMRETADEVIVVTDDGSYGRKALVTVPLKEICEEDKPDCVVIIGPPVMMKFAALTTKPYGIHTIVSLNTIMIDGTGMCGGCRVTIGGETKFVCVDGPEFDGHLVDWDNMLLRLGTYKSEEAEAHHRCHIGLNINEGEA is encoded by the coding sequence ATGAACAAAATTCTGGCTAAAGAACGGTTATCGAAGGAAGTGTTCCGCATGGAGATCGAAGCCCCTGAGATCGCAGAGGCAAGAAAACCCGGTCAATTCATCATCCTGCAGATGGGTGGGGAATTTGGCGAACGTATTCCTTTGACCATAGCCAATGCAGATCCTGTAAAAGGTTCAATTACCTTAATCTTCCAGGCAGTGGGAGAGACAACCCACCGTCTTGCGCTGCTCGAGATCGGGGATACCATTGAAAACCTGTTAGGTCCTCTTGGCAAGCCAACCGATATCAAGAAGTATGGAAAGGTTGTCTGTGTTGGGGGAGGCATAGGTGTTGCCCCTCTCTTCCCTATTGTGGAAGGCATGAAGAAAGCCGGCAATGAAGTTACGGTGATCATGGGTGCACGAACAAAAGAACTCCTGATCATGGAAGAGGAAATGCGGGAAACCGCTGATGAAGTGATTGTTGTCACTGATGATGGTTCCTATGGAAGAAAAGCCTTGGTAACTGTCCCCTTGAAGGAGATTTGTGAAGAGGACAAACCCGATTGTGTGGTCATCATTGGGCCTCCTGTCATGATGAAGTTTGCAGCCCTCACCACCAAACCCTATGGCATCCATACCATTGTATCCCTGAACACCATCATGATCGATGGCACAGGTATGTGCGGCGGTTGTCGTGTCACTATCGGCGGAGAGACAAAGTTTGTCTGTGTCGATGGTCCTGAATTTGATGGTCATCTGGTTGACTGGGATAATATGTTGCTTCGTCTCGGTACTTACAAGAGTGAGGAAGCAGAGGCACACCACCGCTGCCATATTGGACTGAATATCAACGAAGGAGAGGCTTAG
- a CDS encoding cupin domain-containing protein — translation MIKKATTMQETIKEKMREGTGQVVLKALADEGSVAHCRLFSEIRLEKGCSIGEHNHVNETEYYWITSGKGIVTEVDGDKVVEKGDLVITGGGASHAIRNEEAEPLTFLALIILD, via the coding sequence ATGATTAAAAAAGCAACAACCATGCAAGAAACCATTAAAGAGAAAATGAGAGAAGGAACAGGACAGGTCGTCCTGAAAGCCCTCGCTGATGAAGGCAGTGTAGCCCATTGCAGACTCTTCTCCGAGATTCGTCTGGAGAAAGGCTGCAGCATCGGGGAACACAACCATGTAAACGAAACTGAGTATTACTGGATAACCTCAGGGAAAGGCATTGTTACTGAAGTCGATGGTGACAAGGTCGTGGAAAAAGGAGACTTGGTCATCACCGGCGGCGGTGCAAGTCACGCAATCAGGAATGAGGAAGCAGAACCACTGACCTTCCTGGCACTGATCATTCTCGACTGA